One window of Nitrospirota bacterium genomic DNA carries:
- a CDS encoding Na-K-Cl cotransporter, with product MPEKEKTGYQFGTFKGVFTPSILTILGVIMYLRFGWVIGNVGLVSTLIIVTISTSITFFTALSVSALSTNMRVKGGGAYYIISRTLGIETGAAIGLPLYLAQALGISFYIVGFAESVVQINPLLTMKEVAIATLILMSVLALKSADIALKSQFFILLLIALSLFSFFMGTGQNVTSLPPDTIVPEKESFWMVFAVFFPAVTGILSGLSMSGDLKNPEKSIPWGTLAAVAFSYAVYMAIPVFFARVIQDSRILLVDSMAMYKTARWGELILAGLWGAALSSAMGSLLGAPRTLQAIARDGIVFRFIGHGFGKNQEPRIAVFLSFLIALAGILAGDLNVIAPVLSMFFLTTYGLLNLSAGFGKLINSPSWRPKFRVHWGISFAGSFGCFAAMFMINPGATFIAIFVSIGVYALMKRRRMKARWGDLKYGILMLMVQFGLYKLAAKRPNIETWRPNILVLSGSPTSRWHLIEMANALSHGYGLLTVAAILPEKHVSFQRKESMETTIRNYLEEKNVKAMVKVYPADTIINGISALIKGYGFGPIEPNTVLIGEIAGEENITPFAEMIRMMHENRRNIIIVKEGQKREEGAKEKKIDIWWGQKGNNAGLVLALAHLLSTSPSWKNSGLRLRTVISPTDDRHEIERGLMSFIEQVRLEAGVDAVIMDESGLFGTIRKHSHDSDCVFVGLRPPSQEENAEDYSRYLKNIFQRTQDFPFISYVMASEDLEFKKIFTSL from the coding sequence ATGCCTGAAAAGGAAAAAACAGGATATCAGTTCGGGACCTTCAAGGGGGTTTTTACCCCAAGTATTCTTACGATCCTCGGCGTTATCATGTACCTCCGCTTCGGATGGGTGATCGGGAATGTGGGACTTGTCTCTACTCTGATTATCGTCACCATCTCGACATCCATCACGTTTTTTACCGCATTATCGGTGTCCGCGCTCTCAACGAATATGAGGGTCAAAGGTGGGGGTGCGTACTATATAATCTCCCGGACTCTTGGCATTGAGACAGGTGCTGCGATTGGACTTCCTCTTTACCTTGCCCAGGCGTTGGGCATCTCTTTTTATATTGTCGGTTTTGCCGAATCAGTCGTGCAAATAAACCCTTTGCTGACCATGAAAGAAGTGGCGATAGCAACGCTGATACTGATGTCAGTGCTTGCACTGAAATCAGCGGACATTGCCCTGAAAAGCCAGTTTTTTATCCTTCTGCTGATTGCGCTCTCTCTTTTTTCGTTTTTCATGGGAACTGGGCAGAATGTGACATCGCTGCCACCGGATACGATAGTGCCCGAAAAAGAGAGCTTCTGGATGGTGTTTGCCGTATTTTTCCCTGCTGTCACCGGAATTCTCTCCGGTCTTTCCATGTCGGGTGATCTGAAGAACCCGGAGAAATCGATCCCGTGGGGCACACTGGCTGCAGTTGCGTTCAGTTATGCTGTGTATATGGCAATCCCCGTCTTTTTTGCCAGAGTCATTCAGGATTCCAGGATATTGCTCGTTGATTCTATGGCAATGTATAAAACGGCACGATGGGGTGAGCTGATCCTTGCGGGACTCTGGGGCGCTGCACTCTCGAGTGCGATGGGTTCGCTTCTGGGAGCTCCGAGAACGCTCCAGGCGATAGCACGGGATGGCATTGTATTCAGATTCATCGGCCACGGGTTCGGCAAAAACCAGGAGCCGAGGATTGCGGTCTTTCTGTCTTTTCTGATCGCCCTTGCAGGTATTCTGGCAGGTGATTTGAATGTGATCGCTCCTGTCCTGAGCATGTTTTTTCTGACAACCTATGGCCTGCTGAATCTCTCGGCAGGGTTTGGGAAACTGATCAACAGCCCTTCCTGGCGCCCGAAGTTCAGGGTTCACTGGGGTATTTCCTTTGCGGGTTCCTTTGGATGCTTTGCTGCAATGTTTATGATCAATCCGGGTGCGACCTTTATCGCCATTTTTGTCTCGATCGGGGTATATGCGCTGATGAAACGCAGGCGCATGAAAGCGCGCTGGGGGGATCTGAAATACGGCATACTTATGCTTATGGTGCAGTTCGGGCTGTACAAGCTTGCGGCAAAGCGCCCAAATATTGAGACTTGGCGGCCGAATATCCTCGTACTGAGCGGTTCCCCCACTTCACGATGGCATCTGATCGAGATGGCGAATGCCCTTTCCCACGGGTATGGTCTGCTTACTGTTGCGGCTATCCTTCCCGAAAAGCACGTGTCTTTTCAGAGAAAAGAGAGCATGGAGACAACAATACGCAACTATCTTGAGGAAAAAAACGTCAAGGCGATGGTGAAAGTATATCCTGCCGATACCATCATCAATGGCATATCTGCACTCATAAAAGGCTATGGATTCGGACCGATTGAACCCAATACCGTCCTGATAGGCGAAATTGCCGGGGAAGAAAACATCACTCCGTTTGCCGAAATGATCAGGATGATGCATGAAAACAGGCGCAATATTATCATCGTGAAAGAAGGGCAGAAGAGGGAAGAGGGCGCAAAAGAGAAAAAAATCGATATCTGGTGGGGACAGAAAGGGAACAATGCAGGGCTTGTGCTTGCACTCGCACACCTTCTGAGCACGAGTCCGTCCTGGAAGAATTCTGGTCTTCGCCTGAGGACTGTCATTTCCCCGACAGATGACCGTCATGAGATTGAAAGAGGTCTGATGTCATTTATCGAACAGGTGCGACTGGAAGCAGGCGTTGACGCAGTGATTATGGACGAATCCGGGCTTTTCGGCACAATCAGGAAACATTCACACGATTCTGATTGCGTTTTTGTGGGGCTCCGTCCACCTTCTCAGGAAGAAAATGCGGAGGACTACAGCCGGTATCTGAAAAATATCTTCCAGAGGACACAGGACTTTCCATTCATTTCCTATGTTATGGCATCTGAAGATCTCGAATTCAAGAAAATCTTCACCTCTCTCTAA
- the amrS gene encoding AmmeMemoRadiSam system radical SAM enzyme has protein sequence MKEALLYEKLEGKKVRCFLCAHHCQIKEGKRGICAVRKNMDGTLYSLVYGKVISMHVDPIEKKPLFHFLPSSTSFSISTVGCNFHCEHCQNYEISQYPREHEDVAGHSVTPEDIVEAALRNGCESISYTYTEPTIFFEFAYDCAKLAHQKGIKNVFVSNGYTGPEATRMIAPYLGGNNIDLKGNDDFYKKLCGARLEPVKDTIRLMKELGVWIEITTLIIPDYNDSDEDLQDIAAFISSVDPAIPWHVTQFYPTYKLTDKPRTPVSTLRRAREIGFRTGLKYVYEGNIPGEGGENTYCPSCRELLIRRFGFSIGEKKIRDGRCFSCGSAIEGVWQ, from the coding sequence ATGAAGGAAGCCCTGCTGTACGAAAAACTTGAAGGAAAAAAGGTCAGGTGTTTTCTCTGCGCCCACCATTGCCAGATCAAAGAAGGAAAACGGGGTATCTGCGCTGTCCGGAAAAACATGGACGGCACCCTGTACAGTCTTGTATATGGCAAAGTCATCTCAATGCATGTCGACCCTATCGAAAAGAAGCCCCTTTTTCATTTTCTTCCTTCATCCACGAGCTTCTCAATCTCAACAGTAGGCTGCAACTTCCACTGTGAACACTGCCAGAACTACGAGATTTCGCAGTATCCGAGAGAGCATGAAGACGTTGCGGGTCATTCTGTCACACCGGAGGATATTGTGGAAGCTGCTTTACGGAACGGCTGTGAGAGCATCTCCTACACCTATACGGAGCCTACCATATTCTTTGAATTCGCCTATGACTGTGCAAAGCTTGCACATCAGAAAGGTATCAAGAATGTTTTCGTGAGTAACGGATACACAGGTCCTGAGGCGACAAGGATGATCGCTCCGTATCTGGGCGGAAACAATATCGACCTGAAGGGTAATGACGATTTTTATAAAAAGCTCTGCGGTGCGCGTCTTGAGCCGGTAAAAGATACCATCCGGCTGATGAAAGAACTCGGCGTCTGGATTGAGATAACGACCCTCATAATCCCTGACTATAATGATTCGGATGAAGACCTGCAGGATATCGCTGCATTCATCTCATCAGTTGACCCGGCAATCCCATGGCATGTAACCCAGTTCTACCCGACCTACAAACTTACCGACAAACCGAGGACGCCTGTCAGCACTTTGCGTCGGGCGAGAGAAATCGGGTTCAGAACCGGGCTGAAATATGTCTATGAAGGAAATATCCCCGGAGAAGGCGGAGAAAATACCTATTGCCCCTCCTGCAGGGAACTCCTTATCCGCCGTTTCGGATTCAGTATCGGCGAGAAGAAAATCAGGGATGGACGGTGCTTCAGCTGCGGATCAGCGATCGAGGGAGTATGGCAGTAA
- the rimI gene encoding ribosomal protein S18-alanine N-acetyltransferase: protein MHGIRIREMFVQDVPEVLHIEQLSFTSPWSEEAFLIEIHKSYSFTRVAVSDNAVAGYICVNYILNECHILNLAVHPRFRRKGIATTLMQEAFSKMGERNCRFFYLEVRISNTGAQTFYGRLGFRVAGNRKRYYSSPVEDAVMMMRRV, encoded by the coding sequence ATGCACGGAATACGTATTCGTGAGATGTTCGTACAGGACGTCCCTGAAGTCCTGCACATTGAACAGCTTTCCTTTACCAGCCCCTGGTCAGAGGAAGCATTTCTGATTGAGATACACAAATCGTATTCCTTCACAAGGGTCGCTGTATCAGACAATGCGGTCGCAGGGTATATCTGTGTGAATTACATCCTGAATGAATGTCATATCCTGAATCTTGCAGTTCATCCCCGATTCAGAAGAAAGGGCATTGCCACGACCCTCATGCAGGAAGCGTTCAGCAAAATGGGTGAAAGAAACTGCAGGTTTTTTTATCTTGAGGTAAGAATATCCAATACAGGCGCACAGACGTTCTATGGACGTCTGGGATTCAGGGTTGCCGGAAACCGGAAAAGATATTACTCCTCACCTGTTGAGGATGCGGTAATGATGATGCGCAGAGTATGA
- the tsaB gene encoding tRNA (adenosine(37)-N6)-threonylcarbamoyltransferase complex dimerization subunit type 1 TsaB yields the protein MKILAIDTSTLLGGVAVAEASSGLIAEVRLNIKSTHSERLMTAIDSVMKLSGQRIDDMDVFGVAIGPGSFTGLRIGLSTVKGFSFATGKPVVSVPTLEAFAWNFPYSGYPVCPMLDARKKEVYTALFQWKEKGFEKLIPEASVSLDGFLAKASGLTGGAIVFAGEGALLYRKEIMRLMGERALFAAHGKAVPLPSNVAFLGLSKALRGEFSEPVSLVPVYIRKSEAEIKSDARNTYS from the coding sequence ATGAAAATACTTGCAATAGATACTTCGACCTTGCTGGGAGGTGTTGCAGTTGCCGAGGCATCATCCGGACTGATTGCCGAAGTAAGGCTCAATATCAAGTCGACCCATTCGGAGAGACTGATGACGGCGATAGATTCCGTAATGAAGCTTTCGGGGCAACGCATTGATGACATGGATGTCTTCGGGGTCGCGATAGGTCCGGGATCTTTTACAGGGCTGAGGATCGGCCTGAGTACGGTAAAGGGGTTTTCCTTTGCGACCGGAAAACCCGTTGTGTCTGTCCCAACCCTTGAGGCTTTTGCTTGGAATTTCCCGTATTCGGGATACCCTGTCTGTCCTATGCTCGATGCCAGGAAAAAAGAGGTGTATACTGCTCTTTTTCAGTGGAAGGAGAAAGGGTTCGAAAAATTGATTCCGGAGGCGTCGGTGTCATTAGACGGTTTTCTGGCAAAAGCATCCGGATTGACGGGAGGTGCGATAGTATTTGCCGGGGAAGGAGCATTGCTCTACAGGAAAGAAATCATGAGGCTGATGGGTGAAAGGGCACTTTTTGCAGCTCACGGAAAGGCGGTTCCCCTGCCTTCAAATGTGGCCTTTCTGGGACTCAGCAAGGCGCTCAGAGGAGAGTTTTCTGAGCCTGTCAGTCTCGTGCCGGTGTATATCAGAAAATCCGAAGCAGAGATAAAATCGGATGCACGGAATACGTATTCGTGA
- a CDS encoding MFS transporter, whose amino-acid sequence MMAITERFAALHNREFRLFWFGQIISLSGTWMQSVAQGWLVYSLTQSPFYLGIVAAAGSLPILLFTLAGGLVADRFTKRNLLLMTQALSIIPALLLGILTDMNVIVVWQVALLAAALGTINAFDMPARQSFIIEMVGKKNLTNAIALNSAAFHGARMIGPVIAGIAIARLGLPACFYLNAVSFVAVIIALAKIRVKEGTKQRSNGIMRDFVEGILYIKRKPELFRIIILIAVFSFIGMPFITLLPVFAAEVFHKGPVGFGFLVGATGIGALGAALFLAFKGDIRDKGRFLSLSALVFSLLLFVFSLSGIFPLSIVLLVFIGWSLVSFFATANSYIQLSVPDNLRGRAMSVYTFVFLGTAPVGNSLMGIVADSVGTTLAVTCASVICLAASAAFFMHGRKASEKTASDFL is encoded by the coding sequence ATGATGGCTATAACGGAAAGGTTTGCTGCGCTGCATAACAGGGAATTCAGGCTCTTCTGGTTCGGTCAGATCATCTCTCTGTCCGGAACCTGGATGCAGTCTGTTGCACAGGGATGGCTGGTATACAGTCTGACACAATCCCCGTTTTATCTCGGTATTGTCGCGGCTGCGGGTTCTCTGCCGATACTGCTGTTTACTCTGGCAGGAGGCTTAGTAGCAGACAGGTTTACGAAAAGAAATCTGCTCCTTATGACCCAGGCGCTGTCGATTATTCCTGCTCTTCTTCTCGGTATTCTCACAGACATGAACGTTATTGTTGTATGGCAGGTAGCCCTTCTTGCTGCTGCCCTCGGGACGATCAACGCCTTTGATATGCCGGCACGGCAGTCATTCATAATTGAAATGGTGGGAAAGAAAAACCTTACGAATGCCATCGCGCTGAATTCTGCCGCGTTTCACGGTGCACGAATGATCGGACCGGTAATTGCAGGAATAGCCATAGCCCGGCTCGGACTTCCCGCGTGTTTCTATCTGAATGCGGTAAGTTTTGTCGCAGTCATTATTGCACTGGCGAAAATACGTGTGAAGGAAGGCACAAAACAGAGATCGAACGGGATAATGAGGGATTTCGTGGAAGGTATTCTGTATATAAAGAGAAAACCCGAACTGTTCAGAATCATTATCCTGATCGCGGTCTTCAGTTTTATCGGAATGCCGTTTATTACGCTGCTGCCGGTGTTTGCCGCCGAAGTGTTTCATAAGGGGCCGGTAGGATTCGGCTTTCTCGTAGGCGCCACTGGTATCGGGGCCCTCGGGGCAGCGTTGTTCTTGGCATTCAAAGGCGATATCAGGGACAAGGGGAGGTTTTTATCTCTTTCAGCACTGGTGTTTTCACTCCTGCTGTTTGTTTTCTCTCTCTCCGGCATTTTCCCCCTGTCCATTGTCCTGCTTGTCTTTATCGGGTGGAGCCTCGTCAGTTTTTTTGCAACGGCAAACAGCTATATACAGCTTTCCGTGCCTGATAACCTGAGGGGTCGGGCAATGAGCGTGTATACGTTTGTATTTCTCGGAACAGCCCCGGTCGGGAATTCCCTCATGGGCATTGTGGCTGATTCTGTAGGAACTACCCTGGCGGTGACGTGTGCATCGGTAATCTGCCTGGCCGCATCTGCAGCGTTCTTTATGCACGGCAGAAAAGCCTCGGAAAAGACAGCTTCTGACTTTTTATAG